A genomic stretch from Terriglobia bacterium includes:
- a CDS encoding ABC transporter permease subunit, translating to MRPALAVALKEIRSQAASPVGWVVAAGYLLLGGYFFFGLVDRFAATFRSYATWAPTLTERINLNDIVVAGLARNLLVLLLFVVPILTMRSFAEERRQGTDELLLTAPAGVGEIVLGKYLGLLAVASSWILASVTFPLILLRYGDPETGPIWTAWLGLLLATSAMVALGIAVSASTDSQVVAGIGSFVLLLMLFVVDWPSDSVSPRLGAVLKGISLPGRFDGFSRGVVSSGDVVYYLSLAALGLFSARAIVASQRWR from the coding sequence ATGAGGCCGGCGCTCGCGGTCGCTCTGAAGGAGATCCGCTCTCAGGCCGCGTCACCCGTCGGATGGGTGGTCGCGGCGGGGTACCTCCTGCTCGGAGGATACTTCTTCTTCGGGCTGGTCGACCGCTTCGCCGCCACGTTCCGGAGCTATGCGACGTGGGCCCCGACCCTCACCGAGCGGATCAACCTCAACGACATCGTGGTCGCGGGGCTCGCGAGGAACCTCCTGGTGCTCCTGCTGTTCGTCGTCCCGATCCTGACGATGCGGAGCTTCGCGGAGGAGCGGCGGCAGGGAACCGACGAGCTGCTGCTCACGGCTCCGGCCGGGGTGGGAGAGATCGTGCTCGGGAAGTACCTCGGGCTCCTGGCCGTGGCGTCGTCGTGGATCCTCGCCTCGGTCACCTTCCCCCTCATCCTCCTTCGCTACGGTGATCCCGAGACGGGACCCATCTGGACCGCGTGGCTCGGCCTCCTCCTTGCCACGTCGGCGATGGTGGCCCTGGGCATCGCGGTGTCGGCGTCGACCGACAGCCAGGTCGTCGCGGGGATCGGCTCGTTCGTGTTGCTCCTGATGTTGTTCGTCGTGGACTGGCCCTCGGACTCCGTGAGCCCGCGGCTCGGCGCCGTCCTCAAGGGGATCTCGCTTCCCGGGCGATTCGACGGGTTCAGCCGGGGCGTCGTGTCGAGCGGCGACGTCGTGTACTACCTCTCGCTCGCCGCGCTGGGGCTGTTCTCCGCGCGGGCGATCGTCGCTTCGCAGCGCTGGAGGTGA
- a CDS encoding ABC transporter ATP-binding protein yields MIEVRGLAKRFGETEALRGVSFGAARGEVVGFLGPNGAGKTTTLRILASYLAPDAGSASVCGFDVVGQPMDVRRRIGYLPEQPPVYTDHTVDEYLRFCAALRRVPRSRRRPAMDDVVERCGLGGVRHRLIGNLSRGYRQRVGLAQALVHEPEVLVLDEPTAGLDPQQIREIRNLIRSLGAGRTVLLSTHILPEVAMTCDRAVIVHRGRVVAEEAVEALGGSSGLEEAFLRLTSEDSAAAAVRGDGT; encoded by the coding sequence ATGATCGAGGTCCGTGGGTTGGCCAAGCGATTCGGGGAGACGGAAGCGCTGAGGGGCGTCTCGTTCGGAGCGGCCAGGGGCGAGGTCGTCGGCTTCCTCGGCCCCAACGGGGCGGGGAAGACCACGACGCTCAGGATCCTCGCCAGCTACCTGGCGCCGGATGCGGGCTCGGCGAGCGTGTGCGGATTCGACGTCGTCGGGCAGCCGATGGACGTCAGGCGCCGGATCGGGTATCTGCCCGAGCAACCGCCCGTCTACACCGACCACACCGTGGACGAGTACCTTCGTTTCTGCGCGGCGCTACGGCGCGTGCCCCGCTCCCGCCGCCGCCCTGCGATGGACGACGTCGTCGAGCGCTGCGGCCTCGGCGGCGTCCGGCACCGGCTCATCGGGAACCTCTCCCGCGGGTACCGGCAGCGCGTGGGCCTCGCCCAGGCCCTCGTCCACGAACCCGAGGTCCTCGTCCTCGACGAGCCGACGGCGGGCCTCGATCCGCAGCAGATCCGGGAGATCCGCAACCTGATACGCTCGCTCGGAGCGGGCCGCACCGTTCTGCTCAGCACGCACATCCTGCCGGAGGTCGCGATGACCTGCGACCGCGCGGTGATCGTCCACCGCGGCCGGGTGGTCGCCGAAGAGGCCGTCGAAGCCCTCGGGGGGTCGTCGGGCCTCGAAGAGGCGTTCCTCAGGCTCACCTCCGAGGACTCCGCCGCGGCCGCCGTGAGGGGGGACGGAACATGA
- the murJ gene encoding murein biosynthesis integral membrane protein MurJ — protein sequence MSDHRSLLRSAGAISLATMVSRVLGLLRDQVQAYFFGAGLVADAFLAAFRIPNLLRDLFAEGALSSAFVPTFTAERERAGADSAFALANRVMTALALVLGVLAVLIAVFAPQILRVYVPGFEPSKMALAVTMTRILAPFLFFVALAAVAMGVLNTCGRFFLPALAPAWFNLAAIFGVLALVPLFRRLGIHPGLSLAVGAMAGGVLQFLVQVPAMRREGFRFRPELAPRDPGLNRVVRLMAPATFGLAATQINILVDTILASLYGNGPIAWLSYAFRLMQLPLGLFGVALGTANLARVSKDAARGDASGLRANLAGALRAAALLTLPATAGLVALRVPIVRLLFQHGRFGPADTLKTASAVLCYGLGLYAYSVTKIQVPTFYALGETRRPVIASASAVGLKISANLVLMALLPRIGIDPFLGLALSTSLAAWSNMVILERGLARRAGALREHAVVPTTLKLALLSAVMGIACGLCQAGLERFAGGGGVAGEAARLGGSVALGIGLTAWGAHALRLPEVEAIRARVLGRVVGGDKRL from the coding sequence ATGAGCGATCACCGAAGCCTCCTGAGGAGCGCGGGGGCCATCAGCCTGGCCACGATGGTCAGCCGTGTCCTGGGACTGCTCCGGGACCAGGTCCAGGCCTACTTCTTCGGCGCGGGCCTCGTGGCCGACGCGTTCCTCGCGGCGTTCAGGATTCCCAATCTCCTGCGGGATCTGTTCGCCGAGGGAGCGCTCTCGTCGGCGTTCGTTCCCACGTTCACCGCGGAGCGGGAGCGAGCGGGGGCGGACTCGGCGTTCGCCCTGGCGAACCGGGTGATGACCGCGCTCGCCCTGGTGCTGGGCGTGCTCGCGGTCCTGATCGCCGTCTTCGCGCCGCAGATCCTGAGAGTCTACGTCCCCGGATTCGAGCCGTCGAAGATGGCGCTCGCGGTCACGATGACCCGGATCCTCGCGCCGTTTCTCTTCTTCGTGGCCCTGGCCGCCGTGGCGATGGGCGTGCTGAACACCTGCGGGCGGTTCTTTCTGCCCGCGCTGGCGCCGGCCTGGTTCAACCTGGCGGCGATCTTCGGGGTCCTCGCCTTGGTGCCGCTCTTCCGGCGCCTCGGGATCCACCCCGGACTGTCGCTGGCCGTGGGGGCGATGGCCGGAGGCGTCCTGCAGTTCCTGGTGCAGGTCCCGGCCATGCGGCGGGAGGGGTTCCGGTTCCGTCCGGAGCTCGCGCCCAGGGATCCCGGCCTCAATCGCGTGGTGCGCCTCATGGCGCCGGCGACCTTCGGCCTCGCCGCGACGCAGATCAACATCCTCGTGGACACGATTCTCGCGTCGCTCTACGGCAACGGGCCGATCGCCTGGCTCTCCTACGCGTTCCGCCTGATGCAGCTTCCCCTGGGGCTTTTCGGGGTGGCGCTCGGCACGGCGAACCTCGCCCGGGTCTCCAAGGACGCGGCTCGCGGCGACGCGTCGGGCCTAAGGGCCAACCTCGCGGGAGCGCTTCGCGCGGCGGCTCTGCTGACGCTTCCCGCCACCGCGGGCCTCGTCGCGCTCCGAGTCCCGATCGTGCGGCTGCTGTTCCAGCACGGCCGGTTCGGTCCGGCCGACACGCTCAAGACCGCCTCGGCGGTCCTCTGCTACGGCCTGGGGTTGTACGCCTACTCGGTCACGAAGATCCAGGTGCCGACGTTCTACGCCCTCGGGGAGACGCGGCGCCCGGTGATCGCGTCGGCCTCGGCGGTCGGACTCAAGATCTCGGCCAACCTCGTCCTGATGGCGCTCCTTCCCCGGATCGGGATCGATCCCTTCCTGGGGCTCGCACTGTCCACCTCGCTGGCGGCGTGGAGCAACATGGTGATCCTGGAGCGGGGACTCGCGCGGCGCGCCGGGGCGCTGCGCGAGCACGCCGTCGTCCCCACCACGCTCAAGCTCGCGCTCCTCTCGGCCGTCATGGGAATTGCGTGCGGCCTCTGCCAGGCGGGGCTCGAGCGCTTCGCGGGTGGTGGCGGCGTGGCGGGGGAGGCGGCCCGCCTCGGCGGGTCGGTCGCGCTTGGCATCGGGCTCACGGCCTGGGGGGCGCACGCGCTGCGGCTTCCGGAGGTGGAGGCGATCCGGGCGCGCGTCCTCGGGCGCGTTGTCGGGGGGGACAAGCGCCTCTAG
- a CDS encoding single-stranded DNA-binding protein, translating to MASVNKVFLIGNLGRDPETRYTQSGTPVAHFTMATSERWTDPSGEKKERTEWHRVVVWGKQAEVVSQYLRKGRQVFIEGSLQTREWTDREGAKRQTTEVRAQRVQMLGRPEERPASVATVEEVAEPGGGFGEDDVPF from the coding sequence ATGGCCAGCGTGAACAAGGTCTTCCTGATCGGGAACCTCGGTCGCGACCCGGAAACCCGTTACACGCAGAGTGGAACCCCGGTCGCGCACTTCACCATGGCGACCTCGGAGCGATGGACGGATCCCTCGGGCGAGAAGAAGGAGCGGACCGAGTGGCACCGCGTCGTCGTCTGGGGAAAGCAGGCGGAGGTGGTCTCCCAGTACCTCCGGAAGGGGCGCCAGGTCTTCATCGAGGGCTCCCTCCAGACGCGCGAATGGACCGATCGCGAAGGAGCGAAGCGGCAGACCACCGAGGTGCGCGCGCAGCGGGTCCAAATGCTCGGGAGGCCTGAGGAACGTCCGGCGTCGGTCGCGACGGTGGAAGAGGTGGCGGAGCCCGGCGGCGGCTTCGGCGAGGACGACGTCCCGTTCTGA
- a CDS encoding tetratricopeptide repeat protein yields MARRISRKSMKQDEFIEAAFDAGAWIEKHWRTVAAGVGAALALILIVVAWSWWSGRRSDEVERLLSEGLYLYSGPEDTSGAAAKAPSGGGRYAEALPLFEKAARLGANSARGRVAEFYQGASLLRLGRTAEATPILEEVAGTAQDRPLADAARGMTAEAYAKAGDVDKAAAAYRKLAEEPGAAFPPDFALLQLSRVLDDHGKGQEARLVLQEIVTKYPQGSAATEARTRLEPKKSGQ; encoded by the coding sequence ATGGCTCGCAGGATCTCGCGGAAGAGCATGAAGCAGGACGAGTTCATCGAGGCGGCCTTCGACGCCGGCGCGTGGATCGAGAAGCACTGGCGCACGGTCGCGGCAGGCGTAGGCGCAGCGCTCGCGCTCATCCTGATCGTCGTCGCGTGGAGCTGGTGGAGCGGGCGGCGCTCCGACGAGGTGGAACGGCTCCTGTCCGAGGGGCTCTACCTCTATTCCGGGCCGGAAGACACTTCCGGGGCCGCGGCGAAGGCCCCGTCCGGCGGAGGACGCTACGCAGAGGCGCTGCCGCTGTTCGAGAAGGCGGCCCGGCTCGGAGCGAACTCGGCGCGGGGGCGCGTGGCGGAGTTCTACCAGGGCGCGAGCCTCCTCCGCCTGGGTCGGACCGCGGAGGCGACCCCGATCCTCGAGGAGGTGGCCGGCACGGCTCAGGACCGGCCGCTCGCCGACGCCGCTCGCGGGATGACCGCCGAAGCCTACGCGAAGGCCGGCGACGTCGACAAGGCGGCCGCCGCGTACCGGAAGCTCGCCGAGGAGCCCGGTGCCGCGTTCCCTCCCGACTTCGCGCTGCTTCAGCTGTCCCGGGTCCTCGACGACCACGGGAAGGGGCAGGAGGCTCGCCTGGTCCTTCAGGAGATCGTCACGAAGTACCCGCAGGGGTCGGCCGCCACGGAGGCGCGAACGCGCCTCGAGCCCAAGAAGAGCGGTCAGTAG
- a CDS encoding adenine phosphoribosyltransferase yields the protein MLVADLKRIIREVPDFPKPGITFYDLTTLFRNAEAFRTATDKMIERYRGERIDAIAAIEARGFVVASAMARDLDLGLVLIRKPAKLPADVEGEEYALEYGAGRIEVHRDSIAPGQRVLVVDDLLATGGTAAAASRLLERLGGIVEGFAFMVELGALNGRRLLGAAPVFSLIHYG from the coding sequence ATGCTGGTGGCCGACCTCAAGAGGATCATCCGCGAGGTCCCGGACTTCCCCAAGCCGGGGATCACCTTCTACGATCTCACCACGCTCTTCCGGAACGCCGAGGCGTTCAGGACCGCCACAGACAAGATGATCGAGCGCTACCGAGGAGAGCGGATCGACGCCATCGCGGCGATCGAAGCTCGTGGATTCGTGGTGGCGTCCGCGATGGCCCGCGATCTCGATCTCGGGCTCGTGCTGATCCGGAAACCCGCGAAGCTCCCCGCCGACGTGGAGGGGGAGGAGTACGCGCTGGAGTACGGGGCGGGGCGGATCGAGGTGCACCGGGACTCGATCGCGCCGGGACAGCGCGTCCTCGTCGTGGACGATCTCCTGGCCACCGGGGGGACGGCGGCCGCAGCGAGTCGTCTCCTGGAGCGGCTAGGCGGGATCGTCGAGGGGTTCGCATTCATGGTCGAGCTCGGCGCGCTGAACGGAAGGCGCCTCCTCGGCGCGGCTCCGGTGTTCAGCCTGATCCATTATGGTTAG
- a CDS encoding acylphosphatase, with protein MPRAVHVRIGGRVQGVGFRYHAIRSAEACGVTGWVRNLGDGVVEVRAEGSQEALEAFLASLRQGPRMSRVEQVDACDVEATGAFRGFEVRY; from the coding sequence ATCCCGAGGGCGGTTCACGTCCGGATCGGTGGGCGCGTCCAGGGGGTGGGGTTCAGGTACCACGCGATCCGGTCCGCCGAGGCGTGCGGCGTCACCGGGTGGGTGAGGAACCTCGGAGACGGGGTAGTCGAGGTGCGGGCCGAGGGGTCCCAAGAGGCGCTCGAGGCGTTCCTCGCCTCGCTTCGGCAGGGGCCGAGGATGTCCCGTGTCGAGCAGGTCGACGCCTGCGACGTCGAGGCGACAGGGGCGTTCCGGGGATTCGAGGTCCGCTACTGA